In Elaeis guineensis isolate ETL-2024a chromosome 1, EG11, whole genome shotgun sequence, a genomic segment contains:
- the LOC105038310 gene encoding two-component response regulator-like APRR5, producing METGATDGAETVAPAGHGGGGSASGRGPRRRPANPSSERQVIRWESFLPRRSIRVLLVEHDDSTRHIVAALLRKCSYHVVAVADGLKAWDVLKEKHYSFDLVLTEVAMPSLSGIGLLSKIVGTEECKNIPVIMMSSHDAIGVVLKCMLKGAVDFLVKPVRKNELCNLWHHVWRRHCSSSYANASENNAASNHISANVGDGSKTGENSNQGSETQSSDNKLEMEIESDKECGGTHLAEGGSSSRELEARPGQPDIGTPVIGNALKLDDDDGEDKSVGAANKVNLSIQEASLVEKNQKKNYSYHLSWYEEEDKDFVGSKEGDHVDPNTYCQNNAPNNVKDFIEPVANKCNSAVLEKYAFREDALGEASTSPYANNTSEFGSSLHLELSLRRSQLNGCVNQDFKQKSVLNHSNASAFSRYGDKKTHPSCEKPVSSDVCVRTIEYIDKLPSHVSSHGSNNDRNISLSPKGMVSHQGNAGEATMYFQASSESNREDAGLVPCPSPSREDQAGHSSKGEDMVFQHPQFGFISLPIPVGAIPYPSLCAGYGALFQPVFHPETSLQPLRSAAAEKATFKTTSDQSGHHEHHLINHPQSIEFHHHEENHQFHHWRQYIDMKPGDSSDLSCTAVEPANQSASCSQDILKGSGSNCCGETTDAAVNAGTALESGNESGVQNCSRKGLDSDHSRREAALIKFRMKRKDRCFEKKVRYHSRKMLAEQRPRVRGQFVRQKVSDYTPTTEAEN from the exons atggAGACCGGGGCGACGGACGGGGCGGAGACCGTGGCGCCGGCCGGCCATGGCGGCGGGGGATCGGCCTCCGGCAGGGGACCGCGGCGGCGGCCGGCGAACCCGAGCTCCGAGCGGCAGGTGATCCGGTGGGAGAGCTTCCTCCCGAGAAGATCCATCCGGGTCCTCCTCGTCGAGCACGACGACTCCACTCGCCACATCGTCGCCGCGCTCCTCCGGAAATGCAGCTACCACG TGGTGGCAGTGGCAGATGGGCTCAAGGCATGGGATGTTTTGAAGGAGAAGCACTACAGCTTCGATCTTGTGCTGACCGAAGTCGCGATGCCTTCGCTTTCGGGGATCGGCCTTCTCTCCAAGATTGTGGGCACGGAGGAGTGCAAGAACATTCCGGTCATCA TGATGTCTTCTCACGATGCAATCGGTGTAGTGCTTAAATGCATGCTAAAAGGTGCTGTGGATTTTCTTGTGAAACCAGTAAGGAAGAACGAGTTGTGCAACCTATGGCACCATGTCTGGAGGAGACATTGT TCAAGTAGCTATGCAAATGCATCTGAAAATAATGCTGCAAGTAATCACATAAGCGCAAATGTTGGAGATGGATCCAAGACTGGGGAAAACAGCAATCAAGGTAGTGAAACTCAG AGCTCTGATAATAAGCTGGAGATGGAAATTGAGAGTGACAAGGAATGTGGGGGGACTCATCTTGCTGAAGGGGGGAGTTCTTCTAGGGAGTTGGAGGCAAGACCAGGGCAACCTGATATTGGCACACCAGTAATTGGAAATGCATTGAAATTGGATGATGATGATGGGGAAG ATAAATCTGTAGGGGCTGCAAATAAAGTAAATCTATCGATTCAAGAGGCTTCTTTAGTTGAAAAAAACCAAAAGAAGAATTATTCTTATCATTTATCCTGGTATGAGGAGGAAGACAAGGATTTTGTGGGATCTAAAGAGGGTGACCATGTTGATCCAAATACATACTGTCAAAATAATGCTCCAAACAATgtgaaagattttattgagccggTAGCTAACAAATGCAATTCTGCTGTTTTGGAGAAGTATGCTTTCAGGGAGGATGCATTAGGTGAAGCCTCAACATCTCCTTATGCAAATAATACATCAGAATTTGGTTCCTCACTACATCTGGAACTTTCTTTGAGAAGGTCACAGCTCAATGGATGTGTGAATCAAGATTTTAAACAAAAGAGTGTATTAAATCATTCAAATGCGTCAGCCTTCTCAAG gTATGGTGATAAAAAGACTCATCCTTCCTGTGAAAAGCCGGTCTCTTCAGATGTGTGTGTTAGAACAATAGAGTATATTGATAAACTTCCATCGCATGTCAGTAGTCATGGCTCTAACAATGACAGGAATATTTCCCTCTCTCCTAAAGGGATGGTATCCCATCAAGGGAATGCAGGTGAAGCTACAATGTACTTTCAGGCATCTTCTGAAAGCAACAGAGAGGATGCTGGCCTTGTGCCTTGTCCATCTCCATCAAGAGAGGACCAAGCTGGTCATTCCTCCAAAGGAGAGGATATGGTTTTTCAACATCCTCAGTTTGGGTTTATTTCACTGCCAATTCCTGTTGGAGCAATACCATACCCGAGCTTATGTGCAGGGTATGGTGCTCTCTTTCAACCAGTGTTCCATCCTGAGACTTCCTTACAGCCTCTTAGATCAGCAGCAGCTGAGAAGGCAACATTTAAAACTACTTCTGATCAGTCTGGTCATCATGAACATCATCTTATCAATCATCCCCAAAGCATTGAATTTCACCACCATGAAGAAAATCATCAGTTCCATCACTGGAGACAGTATATCGATATGAAACCAGGAGATTCAAGTGATTTGTCATGTACTGCTGTGGAACCAGCCAACCAAAGTGCCAGCTGTAGCCAGGACATTCTCAAAGGCAGCGGAAGCAATTGTTGTGGTGAAACAACAGATGCAGCTGTAAATGCTGGAACTGCTTTGGAGAGTGGGAATGAAAGTGGCGTCCAGAACTGCAGCAGGAAAGGGTTGGACAGTGACCATTCTCGCCGTGAGGCTGCCTTGATCAAATTCCGCATGAAACGGAAAGACAGATGCTTCGAGAAGAAG GTCAGATATCATAGTAGGAAAATGCTTGCCGAGCAACGGCCAAGAGTAAGAGGGCAGTTTGTGCGTCAAAAAGTTTCTGACTACACTCCAACAACGGAAGCAGAAAACTGA